A region of Vigna radiata var. radiata cultivar VC1973A chromosome 10, Vradiata_ver6, whole genome shotgun sequence DNA encodes the following proteins:
- the LOC106775109 gene encoding kinetochore protein NDC80 homolog isoform X2, producing the protein MRPTARRQPKDSFLPPPPPTPVDFHRRQYPTRDSDVSSRPSSVGVGGRPTLDFYKERQFQQTVVSTINSFLSSHNFPITFKTTFPSAKDILETLKFLLSLLDFPSSKLEEDLPFLLKRLNYPFKINKSILRSPAAPHQWPSFLALIHWLVQIAKFHFHISSSPKQHNAINQYTVSSYMHYIRGDDDAVDEVDRNIQEKIQHQTAAAQERLDETRRHAEELNAELERLRTAPSPKEALEKEKAILENDVNKFHKMIDELSSRIEQAEKALAEKEKQLDAKEAERGSIYEENEELKRRVEAQTFNAMDVERMKKELHAVERDTAEAELERNAWEEKSWDVDTTISHKLNDLEALALDCNQALKRLKIGNGFQYVLNGKGTTPAEIMGIDHKTMLKPALRSFADEIKKVSMVKQEECISYQQKSGENAARLEGKRNQLAAVQLRIDQMEAQLIKKKKETQEYTSGCYAEAKKMLEEVQLADHEMDMMEKEAAEVLKTSQLQLQETIKQSEEEIQMRAGELFKLVDSVSKFKEYVGSKISEMRRDLSETAAAVSIADGEYGPLQIINVSHLIS; encoded by the exons ATGAGACCTACCGCGCGTCGCCAACCCAAGGACTCTTTCCTTCCTCCACCGCCACCCACTCCGGTCGACTTCCACCGCCGCCAGTACCCCACCCGCGACTCCGACGTCAGCAGCCGCCCCTCATCCGTTGGCGTCGGCGGACGCCCCACTCTCGATTTCTACAAAGAGCGCCAGTTCCAGCAAACGGTAGTTTCCACCATCAACTCCTTCCTCTCCTCGCACAATTTCCCAATAACCTTCAAAACAACCTTCCCCTCTGCCAAAGACATCCTCGAAACCCTAAAATTCCTCCTCTCCCTCCTCGATTTCCCCTCCTCCAAACTAGAAGAGGATCTTCCTTTCCTCCTCAAACGCCTCAATTACCCTTTCAAAATCAACAAATCAATTCTCCGTTCCCCAGCCGCGCCTCACCAATGGCCAAGCTTCCTCGCTCTCATTCACTGGCTAGTCCAGATCGCCAAATTTCACTTCCACATCTCTTCTTCTCCCAAACAGCACAACGCCATCAACCAATACACTGTCAGCAGTTACATGCACTACATCCGCGGCGACGACGATGCCGTCGACGAAGTCGACCGCAACATCCAGGAGAAGATCCAACACCAGACTGCCGCGGCCCAGGAACGCCTCGACGAGACGCGGCGCCACGCGGAGGAGCTGAATGCTGAGCTGGAGCGGCTCCGGACCGCGCCCTCGCCGAAGGAAGCGCTGGAAAAGGAGAAGGCAATTTTGGAGAACGACGTAAATAAGTTTCACAAGATGATCGATGAGCTTTCGTCGCGGATCGAGCAGGCGGAGAAGGCTTTGGCGGAGAAGGAGAAGCAGTTGGACGCGAAGGAGGCGGAGAGGGGGAGTATCTACGAGGAGAACGAGGAGCTGAAGCGGCGTGTGGAGGCGCAGACGTTCAATGCGATGGACGTGGAGAGGATGAAGAAAGAGTTACATGCGGTGGAGAGGGACACTGCAGAGGCTGAGCTTGAGAGAAATGCTTGGGAAGAGAAGTCATGGGATGTCGACACCACTATCTCGCACAAACTCAACGACCTAGAAGCTCTCGCTCTGGACTGTAACCAAGCCCTTAAGAG GTTGAAGATTGGGAATGGATTTCAGTATGTGTTGAATGGCAAGGGGACTACTCCTGCTGAGATAATGGGCATTGATCACAAAACCATGCTGAAGCCTGCGCTTAGATCCTTTgctgatgaaataaaaaaggtttCTATGGTAAAACAGGAAGAGTGCATTTCTTATCAGCAGAAGTCTGGTGAAAATGCTGCGAGGCTTGAAGGGAAAAGAAATCAGCTAGCAGCAGTGCAGTTGCGCATTGATCAA ATGGAAGCTCaactaattaagaaaaagaaggaaacacAGGAATACACAAGCGGGTGTTATGCTGAGGCTAAAAAAATGTTGGAGGAAGTGCAGTTGGCAGATCACGAAATGGATATGATGGAAAAAGAGGCAGCGGAGGTTCTCAAG ACATCCCAATTGCAGTTGCAGGAAACGATTAAACAAAGTGAAGAAGAAATTCAAATGCGTGCTGGCGAACTCTTTAAGTTGGTTGATTCAGTCTCTAAGTTCAAAGAATATGTGGGGTCTAAAATTTCAGAGATGAGGAGGGATCTATCAGAAACTGCAGCTGCTGTCTCAATTGCG GATGGAGAATACGGACCGCTGCAAATCATCAATGTTAGCCATTTGATATCATAG
- the LOC106775109 gene encoding kinetochore protein NDC80 homolog isoform X1: protein MRPTARRQPKDSFLPPPPPTPVDFHRRQYPTRDSDVSSRPSSVGVGGRPTLDFYKERQFQQTVVSTINSFLSSHNFPITFKTTFPSAKDILETLKFLLSLLDFPSSKLEEDLPFLLKRLNYPFKINKSILRSPAAPHQWPSFLALIHWLVQIAKFHFHISSSPKQHNAINQYTVSSYMHYIRGDDDAVDEVDRNIQEKIQHQTAAAQERLDETRRHAEELNAELERLRTAPSPKEALEKEKAILENDVNKFHKMIDELSSRIEQAEKALAEKEKQLDAKEAERGSIYEENEELKRRVEAQTFNAMDVERMKKELHAVERDTAEAELERNAWEEKSWDVDTTISHKLNDLEALALDCNQALKRLKIGNGFQYVLNGKGTTPAEIMGIDHKTMLKPALRSFADEIKKVSMVKQEECISYQQKSGENAARLEGKRNQLAAVQLRIDQMEAQLIKKKKETQEYTSGCYAEAKKMLEEVQLADHEMDMMEKEAAEVLKTSQLQLQETIKQSEEEIQMRAGELFKLVDSVSKFKEYVGSKISEMRRDLSETAAAVSIAFQDGEYGPLQIINVSHLIS from the exons ATGAGACCTACCGCGCGTCGCCAACCCAAGGACTCTTTCCTTCCTCCACCGCCACCCACTCCGGTCGACTTCCACCGCCGCCAGTACCCCACCCGCGACTCCGACGTCAGCAGCCGCCCCTCATCCGTTGGCGTCGGCGGACGCCCCACTCTCGATTTCTACAAAGAGCGCCAGTTCCAGCAAACGGTAGTTTCCACCATCAACTCCTTCCTCTCCTCGCACAATTTCCCAATAACCTTCAAAACAACCTTCCCCTCTGCCAAAGACATCCTCGAAACCCTAAAATTCCTCCTCTCCCTCCTCGATTTCCCCTCCTCCAAACTAGAAGAGGATCTTCCTTTCCTCCTCAAACGCCTCAATTACCCTTTCAAAATCAACAAATCAATTCTCCGTTCCCCAGCCGCGCCTCACCAATGGCCAAGCTTCCTCGCTCTCATTCACTGGCTAGTCCAGATCGCCAAATTTCACTTCCACATCTCTTCTTCTCCCAAACAGCACAACGCCATCAACCAATACACTGTCAGCAGTTACATGCACTACATCCGCGGCGACGACGATGCCGTCGACGAAGTCGACCGCAACATCCAGGAGAAGATCCAACACCAGACTGCCGCGGCCCAGGAACGCCTCGACGAGACGCGGCGCCACGCGGAGGAGCTGAATGCTGAGCTGGAGCGGCTCCGGACCGCGCCCTCGCCGAAGGAAGCGCTGGAAAAGGAGAAGGCAATTTTGGAGAACGACGTAAATAAGTTTCACAAGATGATCGATGAGCTTTCGTCGCGGATCGAGCAGGCGGAGAAGGCTTTGGCGGAGAAGGAGAAGCAGTTGGACGCGAAGGAGGCGGAGAGGGGGAGTATCTACGAGGAGAACGAGGAGCTGAAGCGGCGTGTGGAGGCGCAGACGTTCAATGCGATGGACGTGGAGAGGATGAAGAAAGAGTTACATGCGGTGGAGAGGGACACTGCAGAGGCTGAGCTTGAGAGAAATGCTTGGGAAGAGAAGTCATGGGATGTCGACACCACTATCTCGCACAAACTCAACGACCTAGAAGCTCTCGCTCTGGACTGTAACCAAGCCCTTAAGAG GTTGAAGATTGGGAATGGATTTCAGTATGTGTTGAATGGCAAGGGGACTACTCCTGCTGAGATAATGGGCATTGATCACAAAACCATGCTGAAGCCTGCGCTTAGATCCTTTgctgatgaaataaaaaaggtttCTATGGTAAAACAGGAAGAGTGCATTTCTTATCAGCAGAAGTCTGGTGAAAATGCTGCGAGGCTTGAAGGGAAAAGAAATCAGCTAGCAGCAGTGCAGTTGCGCATTGATCAA ATGGAAGCTCaactaattaagaaaaagaaggaaacacAGGAATACACAAGCGGGTGTTATGCTGAGGCTAAAAAAATGTTGGAGGAAGTGCAGTTGGCAGATCACGAAATGGATATGATGGAAAAAGAGGCAGCGGAGGTTCTCAAG ACATCCCAATTGCAGTTGCAGGAAACGATTAAACAAAGTGAAGAAGAAATTCAAATGCGTGCTGGCGAACTCTTTAAGTTGGTTGATTCAGTCTCTAAGTTCAAAGAATATGTGGGGTCTAAAATTTCAGAGATGAGGAGGGATCTATCAGAAACTGCAGCTGCTGTCTCAATTGCG TTTCAGGATGGAGAATACGGACCGCTGCAAATCATCAATGTTAGCCATTTGATATCATAG